A genomic window from Bradyrhizobium lupini includes:
- a CDS encoding HlyD family secretion protein, with protein MADQVLKFQPEQKIDGGKPTKKAGTDPRRRLVAGLRRYRRVLLLVVLPLVVAVAGFTFYLNGGRYVGTDDAYVGAQKVLVTPDISGKIQKVVVKEGQVVKHGDELFEIDPAPFRHALEEAKAQLAQARITYDNLVANIKIYGDMLNLAQQGVDLKQRDVERKQALVKNNYGSQLDLDNASNALVTAGAQAQYIKQQLSNARTQLLGNPELPLEQFPAYAQAKAKLDDAQRNLDHTVLRAPMDGVATQVEQIQLGRYVAAGTPVFSIIDVAHPWVDANPKESDLTYVTEGQPVTLEVDAFPNHTFKGKIGSLSPGTGAQFAILPPQNASGNFVKVVQRVPIRIYFDETDKYVRKLKAGMSVYATIDTGHQRSLAGLLGLSATASQDKDQDKD; from the coding sequence ATGGCTGATCAGGTTCTCAAGTTCCAGCCCGAGCAGAAAATCGACGGCGGCAAGCCCACCAAGAAAGCCGGCACCGATCCGCGCCGCCGCCTGGTGGCGGGCCTGCGCCGCTATCGCCGCGTGCTGCTCCTGGTTGTGCTGCCGCTCGTCGTCGCGGTTGCCGGCTTCACCTTCTATCTCAATGGCGGCCGTTACGTCGGCACTGATGACGCCTATGTCGGCGCGCAGAAAGTGCTGGTGACCCCTGATATCTCCGGCAAAATCCAGAAGGTCGTCGTCAAGGAAGGTCAGGTCGTCAAGCACGGCGACGAGTTGTTCGAGATCGACCCCGCTCCGTTCCGTCATGCGTTGGAAGAAGCCAAAGCGCAACTCGCCCAAGCCCGCATCACCTATGACAATCTTGTTGCCAACATCAAGATCTACGGTGACATGCTCAATCTTGCCCAGCAGGGCGTCGACCTGAAGCAGCGCGACGTCGAGCGCAAGCAGGCGCTGGTGAAGAACAATTACGGCTCGCAGCTCGATCTCGACAACGCATCGAATGCACTGGTGACCGCCGGCGCGCAGGCGCAATACATCAAGCAGCAACTCTCCAACGCCAGGACGCAATTGCTCGGCAATCCCGAATTGCCGCTGGAGCAATTCCCCGCGTATGCGCAAGCGAAAGCCAAGCTGGACGATGCCCAGCGCAACCTCGACCACACCGTGCTGCGCGCGCCGATGGATGGCGTGGCAACACAGGTCGAGCAGATCCAGCTCGGCCGCTACGTCGCCGCCGGCACGCCGGTGTTCTCCATCATCGACGTGGCCCATCCCTGGGTCGACGCCAATCCGAAGGAGAGCGACCTCACCTACGTCACCGAAGGACAGCCGGTCACGCTCGAGGTCGACGCGTTCCCGAACCATACCTTCAAGGGCAAGATCGGCTCGCTCTCGCCCGGCACCGGCGCGCAATTCGCGATCCTGCCGCCGCAGAACGCCAGCGGCAATTTCGTCAAGGTGGTGCAGCGCGTGCCGATCCGCATCTATTTCGACGAGACCGACAAATACGTACGCAAGCTGAAGGCCGGCATGAGCGTTTACGCCACCATCGACACCGGCCACCAGCGCTCGCTCGCCGGTCTGCTCGGCCTATCGGCGACCGCGAGCCAAGACAAAGATCAGGACAAGGACTAA
- a CDS encoding MDR family MFS transporter, which translates to MAESNPALMVPGLRRNMVTICAMTATIMQALDTTIANVALPYMQGTLSASQDQINWVLTSYIVAAAIMTAPVGWIANRFGRKRIFIICSAGFTMASVLCGLAQDINQMVIFRLLQGVFGAALVPLSQSVMLDYYTLQERAKAMSIWGMGVMMGPIMGPSLGAWLTETYSWHWVFFVNLPFGAITVIGLIIFMDETRKDLSLKFDWFGFAALAVAIGSLQLALDRGEQLGWLESGEILAEFIVSAVAFYFFIAHSFTTSTPFIRFGLFKDRNFVTGCVFMVVMGLVLFSTMALASPYMQNVIGYPIITAGLLLASRGFGTFFAMMLVGRMMRYVEARTLIITGLTLTAGSLFQMTGWTDLTQVPEIVTVSVIQGFGFGLVFVPLSTVAFLTLSNELRTDGTAMLTLMRNVASSVGISVVIAQLTQGTRRTYAILSEHINPFNHALQMPSVSGMINLSTDAGRAMADRMVSVQAQIIAFAHDYELVMFFILCTIPLALLIGSTKATLRKQAAGPEHAVME; encoded by the coding sequence ATGGCGGAGTCCAATCCCGCCCTTATGGTCCCCGGCCTGCGCCGGAACATGGTGACGATCTGCGCCATGACGGCAACCATCATGCAGGCGCTGGACACCACCATCGCCAACGTCGCCCTGCCCTACATGCAGGGCACGCTGTCGGCTTCGCAGGACCAGATCAACTGGGTGCTGACCTCCTACATCGTCGCCGCCGCGATCATGACGGCACCGGTGGGCTGGATCGCCAACCGCTTCGGCCGCAAGCGCATCTTCATCATCTGCTCGGCCGGCTTCACCATGGCATCGGTGCTGTGCGGGCTTGCGCAGGACATCAACCAGATGGTGATTTTCCGCCTGCTGCAGGGCGTGTTCGGCGCGGCCCTGGTGCCGTTGTCGCAATCGGTGATGCTCGACTATTACACGCTCCAGGAACGCGCCAAGGCGATGTCGATCTGGGGCATGGGCGTGATGATGGGGCCGATCATGGGTCCCTCGCTCGGCGCCTGGCTGACCGAGACTTATTCCTGGCACTGGGTGTTCTTCGTCAATTTGCCGTTCGGCGCCATCACCGTGATCGGGCTGATCATCTTCATGGACGAGACCCGGAAGGATCTCAGTCTCAAGTTCGACTGGTTCGGCTTCGCGGCGCTGGCGGTCGCGATCGGCTCGCTTCAGCTCGCGCTCGACCGCGGCGAGCAATTGGGCTGGCTCGAATCGGGTGAGATCCTTGCGGAGTTCATCGTCTCGGCCGTCGCCTTCTACTTCTTCATCGCGCATTCCTTCACGACCTCGACACCGTTCATCCGCTTCGGGCTCTTCAAGGACCGCAATTTCGTCACCGGCTGCGTGTTCATGGTCGTGATGGGCCTCGTGCTGTTCTCGACCATGGCGCTGGCCTCCCCCTATATGCAGAACGTGATCGGCTATCCCATCATCACCGCGGGCCTGCTGCTGGCGAGCCGCGGCTTCGGCACTTTCTTCGCCATGATGCTGGTCGGCCGCATGATGCGTTATGTCGAGGCCCGCACGCTGATCATCACGGGCCTGACGCTGACCGCGGGCTCGCTGTTCCAGATGACCGGCTGGACCGATTTGACCCAGGTGCCGGAGATCGTGACCGTCAGCGTCATCCAGGGCTTCGGCTTCGGCCTCGTCTTCGTGCCGCTATCGACGGTGGCGTTCCTGACCTTGTCTAACGAGCTGCGCACCGACGGCACCGCGATGTTGACCCTGATGCGCAACGTCGCGAGCTCGGTGGGCATTTCCGTCGTCATCGCCCAGCTGACACAAGGCACGCGGCGGACCTACGCGATCCTGTCCGAGCACATCAACCCGTTCAACCATGCGCTCCAGATGCCCAGCGTCAGCGGCATGATCAATCTCTCCACCGACGCCGGCCGCGCCATGGCCGATCGCATGGTCAGCGTGCAGGCGCAGATCATCGCCTTCGCGCACGACTACGAACTGGTGATGTTCTTCATCCTCTGCACCATCCCGCTCGCCCTGCTGATCGGCTCGACCAAGGCCACCCTGCGCAAGCAGGCGGCCGGGCCGGAGCACGCGGTGATGGAGTGA